Proteins co-encoded in one Chaetodon auriga isolate fChaAug3 chromosome 9, fChaAug3.hap1, whole genome shotgun sequence genomic window:
- the higd2a gene encoding HIG1 domain family member 2A, mitochondrial has translation MAAVSTPTGAEQTVKTSPAGDVPFDFSQPPVIEGFTPLPKVKDEPFKEKFIRKTKENPFVPLGCLGTAGALLYGLRAFHQGKTRQSQLLMRGRIFAQGFTIVAIIFGVVATSVKPKQ, from the exons ATGGCGGCGGTATCAACACCAACGGGCGCTGAGCAAACGGTGAAAACATCTCCTGCAGGAGATGTGCCGTTTGACTTCTCTCAGCCTCCGGTCATTGAAGGATTCACCCCTTTGCCGAAGGTCAAAGATGAGCCCTTCAAAGAAAAATTCATCCGAAAGACCAAGGAGAACCCATTCGTCCCACTAG gttgTTTGGGAACAGCAGGAGCGCTCTTGTACGGTCTCCGTGCCTTCCATCAAGGGAAAACCAGACAGTCCCAGCTGTTGATGAGGGGCCGTATCTTTGCTCAGGGCTTCACCATAGTTGCCATTATTTTTGGAGTCGTTGCCACATCTGTGAAACCCAAGCAATGA